A stretch of Chloroflexota bacterium DNA encodes these proteins:
- a CDS encoding IS701 family transposase, giving the protein IKLELLKGDTQLNHFALKAKLYLQAIQAAYAKLRELNPVCLAA; this is encoded by the coding sequence ATATCAAACTTGAACTGCTCAAAGGCGACACCCAACTCAACCATTTTGCCCTCAAAGCCAAGCTCTATTTGCAAGCCATTCAAGCCGCTTACGCCAAGTTGCGCGAACTCAACCCCGTCTGCTTGGCTGCGTAA
- a CDS encoding DUF433 domain-containing protein, whose protein sequence is MTTRTVRKKNKKAASRFIGRYVVTDPEICHGKPTFRGTRILVSQSCSPGKSGVSRTFPGIRRV, encoded by the coding sequence ATGACAACCAGAACGGTGAGGAAGAAAAATAAAAAAGCGGCCTCAAGATTCATCGGGCGGTACGTCGTCACCGACCCCGAGATTTGTCATGGAAAGCCGACTTTTCGCGGCACACGCATTTTAGTCTCGCAAAGCTGTTCGCCTGGCAAGTCAGGCGTTTCTCGAACATTCCCAGGAATACGCCGCGTCTGA
- a CDS encoding undecaprenyl/decaprenyl-phosphate alpha-N-acetylglucosaminyl 1-phosphate transferase, protein MTPLLAFLTSAILSALGTLLAIRFGHRFGLVDMPGGRRKHGGPVPRIGGLGIFVGFFAAAAWLYFFAPLNDEHRLPLGGVLIGTVLAFVFGLVDDWKELRAGPQFVAQVVVALIAIAATVWIQEVTLPVIGFQHFPPLITYPLTILWITGMMNTVNFLDGLDGLAAGVAAIASLLFAIHMNNLGQTRIALYAVAFAGACLGFLPFNFSPARIFLGSAGAMVVGYGLATLSILAPARVATALLVMAVPIADTAWQIVNRWRSGRSPFSGDRGHLHFRLVDMGFSPRWIVVAYWSFCALFGALSLLVESRLSKLIAFVGLMAVVGGVLFVLARTVNTEQ, encoded by the coding sequence TTGACTCCGCTCCTCGCCTTTCTCACTTCTGCCATCCTCTCCGCTCTTGGCACTCTCCTTGCCATCCGCTTCGGCCACCGCTTCGGCCTGGTGGACATGCCCGGCGGGCGGCGCAAACATGGCGGCCCCGTCCCCCGCATTGGCGGGCTGGGCATCTTCGTTGGCTTCTTTGCGGCGGCGGCCTGGTTATACTTCTTCGCCCCGCTCAACGACGAGCATCGCCTGCCGCTCGGCGGCGTTCTTATCGGCACAGTCTTGGCCTTTGTCTTCGGTTTGGTTGACGATTGGAAAGAACTCCGCGCCGGGCCGCAGTTTGTTGCTCAGGTGGTCGTCGCCCTCATTGCCATTGCGGCCACCGTCTGGATTCAAGAGGTGACTCTGCCCGTCATTGGCTTCCAGCATTTTCCCCCGCTCATCACCTACCCGCTCACCATTTTGTGGATCACCGGCATGATGAACACGGTGAACTTTTTGGACGGGCTGGACGGGCTGGCCGCCGGGGTGGCCGCCATTGCTTCCCTGTTGTTCGCCATCCACATGAACAACCTCGGCCAAACCCGAATCGCCTTGTACGCCGTCGCCTTCGCCGGGGCCTGCCTCGGTTTCCTGCCCTTCAACTTTAGTCCGGCCCGAATCTTTCTGGGGAGTGCGGGGGCAATGGTCGTCGGCTACGGGCTGGCTACGCTTTCCATTTTGGCCCCGGCCCGGGTGGCCACTGCTTTGCTGGTCATGGCCGTGCCCATCGCCGACACCGCCTGGCAAATCGTCAACCGCTGGCGTAGTGGCCGCTCCCCTTTCAGCGGTGACCGGGGGCATTTGCATTTTCGTCTGGTGGATATGGGGTTTTCGCCGCGCTGGATCGTGGTGGCCTACTGGTCGTTCTGCGCCCTGTTCGGCGCGCTCTCACTTCTCGTCGAGTCGCGGCTCTCGAAACTGATTGCGTTTGTGGGGCTGATGGCAGTGGTGGGAGGGGTATTATTTGTGCTGGCTAGAACAGTGAACACTGAACAGTAA